One Marinibacterium anthonyi genomic region harbors:
- the rutC_2 gene encoding Putative aminoacrylate peracid reductase RutC codes for MPKTPVIPEGTGKPLAPYLPGVLADGVVYVSGTLPFDKNNDVVYVGDAAAQTRHVLEIIKSVIETAGGTMDDAVMNHIFVTDWANYGAINEVYAEYFPGDKPARFCVQVGLVKPDALVEIATVAVIK; via the coding sequence ATGCCTAAGACCCCCGTCATTCCCGAAGGCACCGGCAAGCCGCTTGCCCCGTACCTGCCCGGCGTTCTGGCCGATGGCGTTGTCTATGTCTCGGGCACGCTGCCCTTCGACAAGAACAACGACGTGGTGTACGTGGGCGATGCGGCCGCCCAGACGCGGCACGTGCTGGAGATCATAAAGTCGGTGATCGAAACCGCCGGCGGCACCATGGACGACGCGGTGATGAACCACATCTTCGTCACCGACTGGGCGAACTACGGCGCGATCAACGAGGTCTATGCCGAATATTTCCCCGGCGACAAACCGGCCCGCTTCTGCGTGCAGGTCGGCCTGGTGAAACCCGACGCCCTGGTCGAGATCGCCACGGTCGCGGTCATCAAGTGA
- the rutB_4 gene encoding Peroxyureidoacrylate/ureidoacrylate amidohydrolase RutB, translating to MTTATAVPENFDFDPSDTALIVVDMQNAYASRGGYIDLAGFDLTGAEACIGNIQTAITACREAGVLVTFLQNGWDAGYVEAGGPLSPNLTKSNAMKTMRRKPELMGTLLAKGGWDYDIIDALDPQEGDLVIPKPRYSGFFNSMLDSALRSRGIRKLVFVGIATNVCVESTLRDAFHLEYHCLMLDDATHHAGPQFVRDAAVYNVATFFGWVGSTADFCTALTTTQKDSIDA from the coding sequence ATGACAACCGCCACAGCCGTGCCCGAGAATTTCGATTTCGATCCGTCCGATACGGCGCTGATCGTGGTCGACATGCAGAACGCCTATGCCTCGCGCGGGGGCTACATCGACCTGGCCGGGTTCGACCTGACCGGGGCCGAGGCCTGCATCGGCAACATCCAGACCGCGATCACCGCCTGCCGCGAGGCGGGCGTGCTGGTGACCTTCCTGCAGAACGGCTGGGATGCGGGCTATGTCGAGGCGGGCGGCCCGCTGTCGCCGAACCTGACCAAGTCCAACGCCATGAAGACCATGCGGCGCAAGCCCGAACTGATGGGCACGCTGCTGGCCAAGGGCGGCTGGGATTACGACATCATCGACGCGCTCGACCCGCAGGAGGGTGACCTGGTCATCCCCAAGCCGCGGTATTCGGGCTTCTTCAACTCGATGCTGGATTCGGCGTTGCGTTCGCGCGGGATCCGCAAGCTGGTCTTCGTGGGCATCGCCACCAACGTCTGCGTGGAAAGCACCCTGCGCGATGCCTTCCACCTGGAATACCACTGCCTGATGCTGGACGACGCGACCCATCATGCAGGCCCCCAGTTCGTCCGTGACGCCGCCGTCTACAACGTCGCCACCTTCTTCGGGTGGGTCGGCAGCACGGCGGATTTCTGCACCGCCCTCACCACCACCCAGAAGGACAGCATCGATGCCTAA
- the rutA_4 gene encoding Pyrimidine monooxygenase RutA, whose protein sequence is MEIGVFIPIGNNGWLISETSPQYMPTFELNKTVAQTAENYGLDFVLSMIKLRGFGGKTEFWDHNLESFTLMAGLAAATTKIKLYATAASLVMPPAIVARMASTIDSISGGRFGVNLVTGWQKPEYEQMGMWPGDEFFGTRYKYLAEYATVLRDLWDTGQSDFKGDYFTMNDCRLSPRPQADMKVICAGSSDAGMAFSAQYADYNFCFGMGVNTPTAFRENTERLMKATEKTGRDVQSFVLLMVIADETDEAAMAKWERYKAGADQEALEWMGLQGAADKTSGDDTNVRHMTNPVSAVNFNMGTLVGSYASVASMLDEIAEVPGVGGVMLTFDDFIEGTETFGAKVQPLMASRQDIQLEETA, encoded by the coding sequence ATGGAAATCGGAGTATTCATTCCCATCGGTAACAACGGCTGGCTGATCTCGGAGACCTCGCCGCAGTACATGCCGACGTTCGAGCTGAACAAGACGGTCGCGCAAACGGCTGAAAATTACGGGCTGGATTTCGTCCTGTCGATGATCAAGCTGCGCGGTTTCGGAGGCAAGACCGAATTCTGGGATCACAACCTGGAGAGTTTCACGCTGATGGCGGGCCTTGCCGCCGCGACGACCAAGATCAAGCTGTACGCCACCGCCGCCTCGCTGGTGATGCCGCCGGCGATCGTGGCGCGGATGGCGTCGACCATCGATTCCATTTCCGGCGGGCGGTTCGGGGTGAACCTGGTGACCGGCTGGCAGAAACCGGAATACGAACAGATGGGGATGTGGCCGGGCGACGAATTCTTCGGCACGCGCTACAAGTACCTGGCCGAATACGCCACCGTCCTGCGGGACCTGTGGGATACCGGGCAGTCGGATTTCAAGGGCGACTATTTCACCATGAACGACTGCCGGCTCAGCCCGCGTCCGCAGGCCGACATGAAGGTGATCTGCGCAGGGTCTTCGGATGCCGGCATGGCGTTTTCGGCCCAATACGCCGATTACAACTTCTGCTTCGGCATGGGGGTCAACACGCCCACCGCCTTCCGGGAAAACACCGAACGCCTGATGAAGGCGACCGAGAAGACCGGGCGCGACGTGCAGTCGTTCGTTCTGTTGATGGTGATCGCGGATGAAACCGACGAGGCCGCCATGGCCAAGTGGGAGAGATACAAGGCCGGGGCCGACCAGGAAGCGCTGGAATGGATGGGCCTGCAGGGCGCGGCGGACAAGACGTCGGGCGACGACACCAACGTGCGGCACATGACCAACCCGGTCTCGGCCGTGAACTTCAACATGGGCACGCTGGTCGGATCCTATGCAAGTGTCGCCAGTATGCTTGACGAGATAGCAGAGGTGCCCGGTGTGGGCGGCGTTATGCTGACCTTCGACGATTTCATTGAAGGAACCGAGACATTCGGGGCGAAGGTCCAGCCGTTGATGGCATCGCGCCAGGATATCCAATTGGAGGAAACCGCATGA
- the rutD_1 gene encoding Putative aminoacrylate hydrolase RutD: MKFTHLTSGREGARTVVLCSGLGGSSGYWKPHLPAWEQDYDLILYDQRGTGQNMQALGPTSIADMADDILQICDAAGVDRFDLIGHALGGLVGFDLACRANSRLDKLVAINAWPVIDAHTARCFDIRLNTLAGQGLKAFVALQQNFLYPPFWIAGHPDAITAEEAHAAAHFQGAETLTARINALRNFRLGDWPDGGTEVLLMAATDDALVDVAQSHRLKELIPGAQLIEYPQGGHAMNITVRDRFENDVRAFL; the protein is encoded by the coding sequence ATGAAGTTCACCCATCTGACGTCCGGGCGCGAAGGCGCCCGGACTGTTGTCCTGTGCTCGGGGCTGGGCGGATCGTCGGGGTACTGGAAGCCGCATCTGCCGGCCTGGGAACAGGATTATGACCTTATCCTTTATGACCAGCGGGGCACGGGGCAGAACATGCAGGCGTTGGGGCCGACGTCGATCGCCGACATGGCCGACGACATCCTGCAGATTTGCGATGCGGCCGGGGTGGACCGGTTCGACCTGATCGGCCACGCGCTTGGCGGGCTGGTGGGGTTCGACCTGGCGTGTCGCGCGAACAGCCGCCTGGACAAGCTGGTCGCGATCAACGCCTGGCCAGTGATCGACGCCCATACCGCGCGCTGTTTCGACATCCGCCTGAACACGCTGGCGGGGCAGGGGCTGAAGGCGTTCGTGGCGCTGCAGCAGAACTTCCTGTATCCGCCGTTCTGGATTGCCGGTCATCCCGACGCCATCACCGCCGAGGAAGCCCATGCCGCCGCCCATTTTCAGGGGGCGGAGACCCTGACCGCCCGCATCAACGCGCTGCGCAATTTCCGGCTTGGGGATTGGCCCGATGGGGGGACAGAGGTGCTGCTGATGGCGGCGACGGATGATGCGCTGGTCGACGTGGCGCAATCGCACCGGCTGAAGGAGCTGATCCCGGGAGCGCAGCTGATCGAATATCCCCAGGGCGGTCACGCGATGAACATCACGGTGCGCGACCGGTTCGAAAACGACGTGCGCGCCTTTCTGTAA
- the serA_2 gene encoding D-3-phosphoglycerate dehydrogenase — MTMKFLLERSLADVADTYLAGHEITAFDTGTMTREAFADGIRAADAFGFRWQLPFPIDRAALSGAPRLAYVHKSGAGLENERVIDLEALHDFGILFGNNAGVNADAVAEHALMLSLMALRPLSLAQMTAARDGHWGATPQSIGAETMPAPRMLRGRTLGILGMGRIGVAIAERMRAMGVRRILGYRRSVFPPDAAALAEQAALDEVLSEADLLILCLPIDDSTRGLLNRDRIDRMRPGVTLVNVGRGAVIDEAALYGALTSGHIRAAGLDVLAQEPSDSPLMRLPNVVVTPHTGGTAIEVQKAQIPAALEALADFADRRMPPRLMRPATLSSPSLRAAWLKAD, encoded by the coding sequence ATGACCATGAAATTCCTTCTGGAACGGTCCCTTGCCGATGTCGCCGACACGTACCTGGCGGGTCACGAGATCACCGCCTTTGACACGGGGACAATGACCCGCGAGGCCTTTGCCGACGGTATCCGCGCGGCCGACGCCTTCGGCTTTCGATGGCAATTGCCGTTCCCCATCGACCGCGCGGCGCTGTCGGGGGCGCCGCGGCTGGCCTATGTTCACAAGTCCGGCGCGGGGCTGGAAAACGAACGGGTCATCGACCTTGAGGCGCTGCACGATTTCGGCATCCTGTTCGGCAACAACGCCGGCGTGAACGCCGACGCCGTGGCCGAACATGCGCTGATGCTGTCGCTGATGGCCCTGCGCCCGCTGAGCCTGGCGCAGATGACCGCCGCCCGCGACGGGCACTGGGGGGCGACCCCGCAGTCCATCGGGGCCGAAACCATGCCCGCGCCGCGCATGCTGCGGGGGCGCACACTGGGGATCCTGGGGATGGGGCGCATCGGCGTGGCCATCGCGGAACGGATGCGCGCCATGGGCGTCAGGCGGATCCTGGGCTACCGGCGCAGCGTCTTCCCGCCCGACGCCGCCGCCCTGGCCGAACAGGCCGCACTGGACGAAGTGCTTTCCGAGGCCGACCTGCTGATCCTTTGCCTGCCCATCGACGACAGCACCCGCGGCCTGCTGAACCGCGACCGGATCGACCGGATGCGACCCGGCGTGACGCTGGTCAACGTGGGCCGTGGCGCGGTGATCGACGAGGCGGCATTGTACGGCGCGCTGACCAGCGGCCATATCCGTGCGGCGGGGCTGGACGTGCTGGCGCAGGAACCGTCCGACAGCCCGCTGATGCGCCTGCCCAACGTGGTCGTCACGCCCCATACCGGCGGAACGGCGATCGAGGTGCAGAAAGCCCAGATCCCGGCCGCGCTGGAAGCGCTGGCCGATTTCGCCGACCGACGCATGCCGCCGCGCCTGATGCGGCCCGCCACGCTGTCCTCGCCGTCGCTGCGCGCCGCCTGGCTCAAGGCCGACTGA
- the livF_7 gene encoding LIV-I protein F — MKKPLLELKNCNSFYGPVQVHFDVSLTVPEQSIVCLLGGNASGKSTTMKTILGLQIPKTGTVTMEGKDITGAPTSEIVRAGISTVPEARRLFGDMTVRENLLMGAYVRDDQAAIEKDYDRVLELFPRLKERIRQKAGTMSGGEQQMVAMARALMGRPKLIIMDEPTMGLSPKYVDRVLDLIATVNKTGVSIFMVEQNASMALRIADYGYVLQTGRIVLEGPAKDLLANPKIRSAYLGEDVA; from the coding sequence ATGAAGAAGCCATTGCTTGAGCTGAAGAACTGCAATTCGTTCTACGGGCCGGTGCAGGTGCATTTCGACGTGTCCCTGACGGTGCCCGAACAATCCATCGTCTGCCTGCTGGGGGGCAACGCGTCGGGCAAATCGACGACCATGAAGACGATCCTGGGCCTGCAGATCCCCAAGACCGGCACCGTCACGATGGAAGGCAAGGACATCACCGGCGCGCCGACATCGGAAATCGTGCGCGCCGGGATCTCGACCGTGCCGGAGGCGCGGCGGTTGTTCGGCGACATGACCGTGCGGGAAAACCTGCTGATGGGGGCCTATGTGCGCGACGACCAGGCCGCGATCGAAAAGGATTACGACCGCGTGCTGGAACTGTTTCCCCGGCTGAAGGAACGCATCCGCCAGAAGGCCGGGACCATGTCGGGCGGCGAACAGCAGATGGTGGCGATGGCGCGCGCGCTGATGGGGCGGCCCAAGCTGATCATCATGGACGAACCGACCATGGGGCTGTCGCCCAAGTACGTCGACCGGGTGCTGGACCTGATCGCGACGGTCAACAAGACCGGCGTGTCGATTTTCATGGTGGAACAGAACGCGTCCATGGCGTTGCGCATCGCCGATTACGGCTATGTGCTGCAGACCGGGCGGATCGTGCTGGAAGGGCCCGCCAAGGACCTGCTGGCCAACCCCAAGATCCGCAGCGCCTACCTGGGCGAGGACGTGGCCTGA
- a CDS encoding ABC-transporter ATP-binding protein, with protein sequence MNVLTLRDLRVEIDGPSGVVRAVRGVSLDINAGEVLGLVGESGSGKSMTALSIAGLTPPAARVRVGHLEVAGQTLAATAPETWRRLRRDALGFVFQNPMRALNPRLTVGALIREALSGDERDLRTAHMRALELMDQVGIDRARDRLSQFPHELSGGLAQRVVIALALARRPRLLIADEPTTALDVSVQAQILDLIDRLRKDHGLGVLLVSHDLAVIGDRADRVAVMYAGEIVETGPADRVIDAPEHGYTQGLLAAAPGRLIAARGTPPPPPEAHPRPLVEAVNVSRSFSLGGLHLPWRQGRRRDAVIGANVLVRPGQSLGIVGESGSGKTTLARMLVGLEVPTEGAILFDGRDVSGFGAQDRARWRREVQFVFQDNAAALDPRHTVGQSICEPLLTHGLPPAEIEARLHRVLGEVDLPADFAARRPHQLSGGQRQRVGIARALISDPRLIIADEPVSALDVSVQAVIMSLLNRLRAERGVSYVVISHDIGVIRYVCDRVVVMRRGQIVEAGEAEAVFAAPKHAYTRQLLAAVPGARRVA encoded by the coding sequence ATGAACGTTCTGACCTTGCGCGACCTGCGGGTCGAAATCGACGGGCCGTCCGGTGTGGTTCGGGCGGTGCGCGGCGTGTCGCTGGACATCAACGCGGGCGAGGTGCTGGGGCTGGTGGGGGAAAGCGGGTCGGGCAAGTCGATGACCGCGCTGTCCATCGCCGGGCTGACCCCGCCGGCCGCGCGCGTCCGGGTGGGCCACCTTGAAGTCGCGGGCCAGACCCTGGCCGCCACCGCGCCCGAGACCTGGCGTCGCCTGCGGCGCGACGCCCTGGGCTTCGTCTTTCAGAACCCGATGCGCGCGCTGAACCCGCGCCTGACGGTGGGTGCCCTGATCCGCGAGGCGCTGTCAGGGGACGAACGCGACCTGCGAACCGCGCATATGCGCGCGCTGGAGCTTATGGACCAGGTGGGCATCGACCGGGCGCGGGACCGGCTGTCGCAATTCCCGCACGAACTGTCGGGTGGGTTGGCGCAGCGGGTGGTGATCGCCCTGGCGCTGGCGCGCCGGCCCAGGCTGCTGATCGCGGATGAACCGACGACGGCGCTGGATGTCAGCGTGCAGGCGCAGATCCTCGACCTGATCGACCGGTTGCGCAAGGATCATGGCCTTGGCGTGCTGCTGGTGTCGCACGACCTGGCGGTGATCGGCGACCGGGCCGACCGGGTCGCGGTGATGTATGCCGGCGAGATCGTGGAGACCGGCCCCGCCGACCGGGTCATCGACGCGCCCGAACATGGCTATACCCAGGGGCTGCTGGCCGCCGCCCCGGGGCGGCTGATCGCGGCGCGCGGCACGCCGCCGCCACCACCCGAAGCCCATCCGCGCCCGCTGGTCGAGGCGGTGAACGTCTCGCGCAGCTTTTCGCTGGGCGGGCTGCATCTGCCATGGCGGCAGGGGCGGCGGCGCGACGCGGTGATCGGTGCGAATGTGCTGGTGCGCCCCGGTCAGTCCTTGGGCATCGTCGGTGAAAGCGGGTCGGGCAAGACCACGCTGGCGCGGATGCTGGTGGGGCTGGAGGTGCCGACCGAAGGGGCGATCCTGTTCGACGGGCGCGACGTGTCGGGGTTCGGTGCGCAGGACCGCGCGCGCTGGCGACGCGAGGTGCAGTTCGTCTTTCAGGACAACGCCGCCGCGCTGGATCCGCGCCACACCGTCGGCCAGAGCATCTGTGAACCGCTGCTGACCCATGGCCTGCCGCCCGCCGAGATCGAGGCGCGGCTGCACCGGGTGCTGGGCGAGGTCGACCTGCCCGCCGATTTCGCCGCCCGCCGCCCGCACCAGCTGTCGGGCGGTCAGCGCCAGCGCGTCGGCATCGCCCGCGCGCTGATTTCCGATCCACGGCTGATCATCGCGGACGAACCCGTCTCGGCGCTGGATGTGTCGGTGCAGGCGGTGATCATGTCCCTTCTCAATCGCCTGCGGGCCGAGCGCGGGGTAAGCTACGTGGTGATTTCCCACGACATCGGGGTGATCCGCTACGTCTGTGACCGCGTCGTCGTCATGCGCCGCGGCCAGATCGTCGAGGCGGGCGAGGCCGAGGCCGTCTTTGCGGCGCCCAAGCACGCCTACACGCGGCAATTGCTGGCCGCGGTTCCGGGCGCCAGACGGGTGGCATGA